One genomic window of bacterium includes the following:
- a CDS encoding [FeFe] hydrogenase, group A, producing MTELINLTIDGYQVQASRETTIFEAAKKININIPHLCYHENLSIYGACRVCVVEVEGKPRLEPSCATLVEEGMIVKTNTARVRRARRMIVELLLANHPEDCLTCDRNQICELRKLAYDLGIRNLRFEKGRKYHYEMDISSPSIIRDPNKCIQCSRCIRVCSELQSVGAIDFVNRGGRTQVLTFFNKGLNNVECTNCGQCILACPTGALREKTVVDEVWEAISNPKKFVVVQTAPAVRSAIGEEFGLPAGSLVTGKMAAALRRLGFDKTFDTQFAADLTIMEEGHELIERIKNKGTLPMITSCSPGWIKYIEHFFPNCLEHISTCKSPQQMFGAIAKTYYAQKINVKPQDMYVVSIMPCVAKKFEAERPEMKGSGFQDVDAVLTTREAARMIKEAGVDFVNLPDEDFDTPLGISTGAAVVFGVTGGVMEAALRTAYEVVTGKILKKIEFEQVRGMDGIKEAEVNLNGLKLRVGVAHGLSNARILLEQVQKGESPYHFIEVMACPGGCLGGGGQPVPTNLEIRKKRAESLYREDEGKTIRKSHENPAIVALYKEFLGKPLGEKSHHLLHTSYIKRNRY from the coding sequence ATGACTGAATTGATTAATTTGACTATTGATGGCTATCAGGTTCAAGCTTCGAGGGAAACAACCATTTTCGAGGCGGCAAAAAAGATAAATATCAACATTCCCCATTTATGTTACCACGAAAACCTATCCATTTATGGGGCCTGCAGAGTCTGTGTGGTAGAGGTGGAGGGAAAGCCTCGATTAGAACCTTCTTGCGCGACATTGGTTGAAGAAGGCATGATAGTAAAAACAAATACTGCCCGGGTAAGACGGGCGCGAAGGATGATTGTGGAATTGCTTTTAGCCAATCACCCCGAAGATTGCCTTACCTGCGACAGGAATCAAATCTGTGAATTGAGAAAGCTTGCCTATGATTTAGGGATACGGAACCTGAGATTTGAAAAAGGAAGAAAATACCATTATGAAATGGATATCTCTTCCCCTTCTATTATAAGAGACCCCAATAAATGTATTCAATGTAGCAGATGCATAAGGGTATGTTCCGAGCTCCAGTCAGTCGGAGCAATCGACTTTGTCAACAGAGGTGGAAGAACCCAGGTTTTGACATTTTTTAACAAAGGATTGAATAACGTAGAATGCACTAATTGTGGCCAATGTATTCTCGCCTGTCCTACAGGGGCGTTACGAGAAAAGACAGTCGTTGATGAAGTATGGGAAGCGATTTCCAATCCAAAGAAATTCGTAGTGGTTCAAACCGCGCCTGCGGTAAGGTCGGCCATTGGAGAAGAATTTGGCTTACCCGCGGGAAGTTTGGTAACAGGTAAGATGGCAGCAGCGTTGCGAAGATTGGGTTTTGATAAGACATTTGATACCCAGTTTGCGGCGGATTTAACCATTATGGAAGAAGGGCATGAGTTAATAGAAAGGATAAAAAACAAAGGCACACTTCCTATGATTACTTCCTGTTCTCCGGGCTGGATAAAATATATTGAGCATTTCTTCCCAAATTGCCTGGAGCACATATCTACCTGCAAATCCCCGCAGCAGATGTTTGGAGCGATAGCCAAAACCTATTATGCACAGAAAATCAATGTTAAGCCACAGGATATGTATGTAGTTTCTATTATGCCTTGTGTAGCGAAAAAGTTTGAAGCCGAGCGTCCGGAAATGAAAGGGTCCGGTTTTCAGGATGTGGATGCCGTGCTTACCACAAGAGAAGCGGCGCGAATGATTAAAGAAGCGGGAGTTGATTTTGTCAATCTGCCGGATGAGGATTTTGATACACCATTGGGAATATCGACAGGCGCAGCAGTAGTCTTTGGCGTTACAGGCGGAGTAATGGAGGCGGCATTGCGGACGGCTTACGAAGTGGTTACCGGAAAAATTTTAAAGAAAATAGAATTTGAGCAGGTGCGTGGTATGGATGGAATAAAAGAAGCAGAAGTCAACTTGAACGGATTGAAATTAAGAGTAGGAGTAGCTCATGGTTTATCCAATGCTAGAATTCTATTGGAGCAAGTTCAAAAGGGAGAATCCCCTTATCATTTTATTGAAGTAATGGCTTGTCCCGGGGGATGTTTAGGCGGAGGCGGGCAGCCTGTGCCAACAAACCTTGAGATAAGAAAGAAAAGAGCAGAAAGTTTATATCGTGAAGATGAAGGTAAAACCATAAGAAAATCTCATGAAAATCCGGCTATCGTTGCGCTCTATAAGGAGTTTCTGGGTAAACCGTTAGGAGAAAAATCACATCATCTTTTACATACCTCTTATATTAAAAGGAATAGATATTGA
- the nuoE gene encoding NADH-quinone oxidoreductase subunit NuoE: protein MSIKKCQQEFEEILKKYPDKNQALLPCLHLAQERCGYLSEDIILFLAQALGLPKVEVYSIATFYSMFTLQKQGKFVIRICVSLPCYLKGSREILETIRKELNIEAYQTTADKKFTIEPVSCLGLCDIAPAMMINKKVYGNLTPQKVKDIIREYKKAK, encoded by the coding sequence ATGTCCATAAAAAAATGTCAGCAAGAATTTGAGGAAATACTCAAAAAATACCCCGATAAAAATCAGGCATTGTTGCCATGCCTTCATCTTGCCCAGGAAAGATGCGGGTATTTGTCGGAAGATATTATTTTATTTTTGGCTCAAGCGTTAGGGTTGCCCAAGGTGGAAGTTTATAGCATAGCTACTTTTTATTCTATGTTTACTCTCCAAAAACAGGGGAAATTCGTTATTCGCATTTGTGTGTCTTTGCCCTGCTATCTCAAAGGCTCAAGAGAAATTTTAGAGACTATAAGGAAAGAGTTAAATATTGAAGCATATCAAACTACCGCTGATAAAAAATTTACTATAGAGCCGGTTTCCTGTTTGGGCCTTTGCGACATAGCGCCCGCAATGATGATCAATAAAAAGGTATATGGGAATTTGACTCCTCAGAAGGTAAAAGACATCATTCGGGAATACAAAAAGGCAAAATGA
- the nuoF gene encoding NADH-quinone oxidoreductase subunit NuoF, which produces MEDKKKHNTNHGHPRRSISDVGKVILKNIEKEGYLSDINSYTLEGGYEALKQALKTNPEKILSEIKKSKLVGRGGASFPAGLKWEFARNSKEFPKYVVCNADEGEPGTFKDNLVLRREPHLLIEAMIICAFTIGAEKGFIYIRGEYFHAYEILQKAIIEAKRHNFLGKNILDSGFSFEIELYRGAGAYICGEETALLDSLEGKKGQSRVKPPFPTFVGFNNKPTVLNNVETFANIPEIILRGGEWFSQIGSNLSPGTKLYCLSGDVNTPGVYELPTDISLRELIEKYGNGVQGKLKAVLPGGVCSSLLTLQDLDVTMDYPSVQKAGSMLGSAAVIVINDTHCMVDLAKRYAEFFDYESCGKCTPCREGTKRAREILTNITKGKGKLSDLALLKELQEVMFDTSRCGLGQSALNAVYSSLEKFPNEFKEHITEKKCKLGICPIK; this is translated from the coding sequence ATGGAAGATAAGAAGAAGCATAATACTAATCACGGACATCCTCGTCGGAGTATCTCTGACGTAGGGAAAGTAATTTTAAAGAACATAGAAAAAGAGGGTTATCTATCGGACATCAATAGCTATACGCTTGAAGGGGGTTATGAGGCTTTAAAGCAAGCCTTAAAAACGAATCCGGAAAAAATTCTATCCGAAATAAAAAAGTCCAAGTTGGTTGGCAGGGGTGGAGCATCCTTTCCCGCAGGATTAAAATGGGAATTTGCCAGAAACAGCAAAGAATTCCCTAAATACGTAGTTTGTAATGCGGATGAAGGTGAACCAGGTACTTTTAAAGATAATCTTGTTCTAAGAAGAGAGCCGCATCTTTTGATAGAGGCGATGATTATTTGCGCCTTTACAATTGGAGCAGAAAAAGGATTTATTTATATTCGGGGCGAATATTTCCATGCCTATGAAATTTTACAAAAGGCAATTATAGAGGCAAAGAGACATAATTTTTTAGGCAAAAATATTTTGGATTCCGGATTTTCTTTTGAGATTGAGCTTTACCGTGGAGCGGGAGCCTATATATGCGGAGAAGAGACAGCCCTTTTGGATTCCTTAGAAGGCAAAAAAGGCCAATCCAGGGTAAAACCGCCTTTTCCCACTTTTGTCGGTTTTAACAATAAGCCGACCGTGTTGAACAATGTAGAGACATTTGCCAACATTCCGGAGATTATATTAAGAGGAGGAGAGTGGTTTTCCCAGATTGGTTCAAACCTTTCTCCTGGGACAAAATTGTATTGCCTTTCAGGTGATGTCAATACTCCAGGAGTCTATGAACTTCCGACCGACATTTCCTTGCGGGAATTGATAGAAAAATATGGTAATGGTGTTCAAGGAAAGCTTAAAGCGGTTTTACCAGGCGGTGTCTGTAGTAGTTTGTTAACTTTGCAAGATTTAGATGTAACAATGGATTATCCCAGCGTCCAGAAAGCAGGAAGCATGTTGGGTTCAGCCGCAGTAATTGTGATAAACGATACTCATTGTATGGTGGATTTAGCCAAAAGATATGCAGAATTTTTTGATTATGAATCCTGCGGCAAATGCACTCCTTGCCGGGAAGGAACGAAACGGGCAAGAGAGATACTTACCAATATAACTAAAGGCAAAGGAAAATTGAGTGATTTAGCCTTATTAAAAGAATTGCAGGAGGTAATGTTTGATACCTCTCGTTGCGGATTAGGACAGTCAGCGCTCAATGCAGTCTATTCAAGTTTAGAAAAATTCCCCAATGAGTTTAAAGAACATATAACAGAAAAGAAATGTAAATTAGGGATATGTCCCATAAAATAA